A stretch of the Tolypothrix sp. NIES-4075 genome encodes the following:
- a CDS encoding PQQ-dependent sugar dehydrogenase — MKASARWVLLALLLSVAACDQTRADEDTRTKPVSAPSPQLAQNSSQSPNIVRTEPLSPTPIRINVKNLPQPFATQSASKSPNVVSIPQNPVLRVPAGFKVNVFAENLDAPRWLALTPSGDVLVTETPQNRIRLLRDTNGDGVADVQKTFASAANGLNRPFGMAFAGNSFFLGNTDAVLRFPYTQGQQQISGAGTKIADLPAQGYNNHWTRNVVVSPDGNKLYVSVGSGTNVGEEPLPRASVQVMNLDGSGQQTFASGLRNPVGLDFHPVTKQLYAAVNERDGIGDDLVPDYLTRIQQGEFYGWPYAYFLPNNLDPRQTVSGKSKRPDLVARTRTPDVLFQAHSAALGLQFYDGKTFPEKYRNGAFVAFRGSWNRDRGTGYKVVFVPFDNQGRSLGYYEDFLTGFLLNPSEPTTWGRPVGLLVLPDGSLLLTEEANNRIYRIQYTGNR, encoded by the coding sequence ATGAAAGCCTCTGCGCGTTGGGTACTGCTAGCTTTACTGCTGTCCGTAGCAGCTTGCGATCAAACTCGCGCTGATGAAGATACTCGCACAAAGCCAGTTTCTGCACCTTCACCTCAATTAGCGCAGAATTCTTCCCAATCGCCAAATATTGTCCGCACTGAACCACTTTCACCTACACCCATCCGCATCAACGTCAAAAATTTACCGCAACCCTTCGCGACCCAAAGCGCTTCCAAGTCGCCTAATGTTGTGTCAATTCCGCAAAACCCGGTGTTGCGCGTACCCGCAGGCTTTAAAGTTAACGTTTTTGCGGAAAATTTAGATGCACCGCGCTGGTTGGCTTTAACTCCTAGCGGTGATGTGCTGGTGACAGAAACTCCGCAAAATCGCATTCGCTTGTTACGTGACACCAACGGTGATGGTGTGGCTGATGTCCAAAAAACGTTTGCTAGTGCAGCAAATGGACTTAATCGACCTTTTGGTATGGCTTTTGCGGGTAATTCCTTCTTTCTGGGCAATACTGATGCTGTTTTACGGTTTCCCTACACTCAAGGACAACAGCAAATCTCTGGTGCGGGTACGAAAATCGCCGATCTTCCGGCTCAAGGTTACAACAATCACTGGACGCGCAATGTGGTTGTTTCACCTGATGGCAATAAATTATACGTTTCCGTTGGCTCAGGAACTAATGTAGGTGAAGAACCGTTACCACGCGCTTCGGTGCAGGTGATGAATTTAGATGGTTCTGGGCAACAGACTTTCGCTTCAGGGTTGCGTAATCCAGTAGGTCTGGACTTTCACCCGGTAACAAAGCAACTTTACGCGGCTGTGAACGAGCGAGATGGTATCGGCGATGATTTAGTACCAGACTATTTGACACGCATCCAACAAGGGGAATTTTACGGATGGCCCTATGCATACTTTTTACCAAACAATCTCGACCCGCGTCAAACGGTGAGTGGCAAAAGTAAACGCCCAGATTTGGTAGCGCGTACCCGCACGCCGGATGTGTTGTTTCAAGCGCATTCAGCAGCATTGGGTTTGCAGTTTTATGACGGTAAGACGTTTCCAGAAAAATACCGCAACGGTGCTTTTGTTGCTTTTCGTGGTTCTTGGAATCGCGATCGCGGTACTGGTTACAAAGTTGTTTTTGTCCCGTTTGATAATCAAGGGCGATCGCTTGGCTATTATGAAGACTTTCTCACCGGATTTCTCTTAAACCCAAGTGAACCTACTACTTGGGGGCGTCCTGTTGGCTTACTCGTCCTACCCGATGGTAGTTTACTGCTGACCGAAGAAGCAAACAATCGCATTTATCGGATTCAATATACGGGGAATCGGTAA
- a CDS encoding phosphomannose isomerase type II C-terminal cupin domain: MTQNENTSQSNLDESSHSGTRYWGHVEVIEEGETYRISRVEIKPRHSIKPQIHYHRNEHWVVVSGVAKVTCGHEEILLNRNESTYVPSATLHQVENPGHIPLIILEIQNGEYLGEDDTERPYELNLVKSE, translated from the coding sequence ATGACTCAAAATGAAAATACTTCCCAGTCAAATCTTGATGAATCTTCACACTCAGGTACACGTTACTGGGGTCATGTGGAGGTTATAGAAGAGGGAGAAACCTACAGAATTAGTCGGGTTGAAATCAAGCCCAGGCACAGCATTAAACCACAAATTCATTATCACCGTAATGAACATTGGGTTGTTGTCTCCGGTGTAGCAAAGGTGACTTGTGGTCATGAGGAAATATTACTGAATCGCAACGAGTCAACTTATGTGCCTTCCGCAACATTGCATCAGGTAGAAAATCCGGGACATATTCCCCTAATTATTCTGGAAATTCAAAATGGTGAATATTTGGGTGAAGATGATACGGAACGTCCTTACGAACTAAATTTGGTTAAGTCTGAATAG